One genomic region from Terasakiella sp. SH-1 encodes:
- a CDS encoding peptidoglycan-binding protein, giving the protein MTRLFAIFICMLLTSPVFAAKPSGLSKPQAQPELYRLKNPVQQVQELLKSQGFYQGKTDGLMGADLKQAIRLYQKKHGLKQTGKISDDLIKHMANIGRVQALIKKLDPIRTNRQQQARQALLSDPRTRQLLDQKEKETADPTRDASTCFQAPTARCLIHEAVESSRAVFEDDMRDWALGEILAAQVRVGLENDAMKTAARIKDSRLVIAALTTIAKTHVREGQLEEARSALSLIPVMERRLSVLLDIASYYQSRNQTKLLRHTVTKILAGAQSLDHIENSLTIQIQAIELLALIDKKRALEMLDKMTLQAEASAKNGSKFTLIRQIANAMAHIGYPEWALKTIGKMPDDETRIPILMAAARAFLKAKRFKAAHNTIERISSKRYRSVILSDMAQALWQHQQNGKAFDILDEALIIAKATPLPFARNFALSHVAQSYMIIAKETQKQAHGDLAYHTLSLISDERIKARGLWNLAYAASHQQLKLSTQNLDKNAHQTLNNIKSKFSRAWLIGDLVALHQNSGDHKQARKAFEIGMATIKTLTNPWARSRVLAKFGALAHRLD; this is encoded by the coding sequence ATGACACGACTATTTGCCATATTTATCTGCATGTTACTGACCTCGCCTGTTTTTGCCGCCAAGCCCAGTGGATTAAGCAAACCACAAGCCCAGCCGGAACTGTACAGGCTGAAGAATCCTGTACAACAAGTACAGGAACTGCTCAAGTCCCAAGGATTTTACCAAGGTAAAACTGATGGGTTGATGGGGGCTGACCTGAAACAGGCCATCCGGCTTTATCAAAAAAAGCACGGGCTGAAACAAACCGGTAAAATCAGTGATGATCTGATTAAACATATGGCCAATATCGGTCGGGTTCAGGCGTTGATCAAAAAACTGGACCCCATTCGCACCAATCGTCAGCAGCAAGCCCGCCAGGCCCTCCTTTCTGACCCGCGCACACGCCAATTGCTGGATCAAAAAGAAAAAGAAACGGCAGACCCAACCCGAGATGCCAGCACCTGCTTTCAGGCCCCCACGGCACGTTGCCTGATACACGAAGCCGTTGAAAGTTCCCGCGCTGTCTTTGAAGATGATATGCGCGACTGGGCCTTGGGTGAAATTTTGGCGGCACAAGTGCGGGTCGGTCTGGAAAATGACGCCATGAAAACAGCAGCGCGTATTAAAGATAGCCGACTGGTCATTGCCGCACTGACAACAATTGCCAAGACCCATGTGCGCGAAGGTCAATTGGAAGAAGCCCGTTCCGCCCTAAGCTTAATCCCCGTCATGGAACGCCGCCTGTCTGTTTTACTGGACATTGCCTCTTATTACCAAAGCCGGAACCAGACAAAGCTGTTGCGTCATACCGTCACTAAAATTTTAGCCGGGGCACAATCTCTTGACCATATTGAAAACAGTCTGACTATCCAGATTCAAGCGATTGAACTGTTGGCCCTGATTGATAAAAAACGCGCCCTTGAAATGCTTGATAAGATGACACTTCAGGCCGAGGCTTCCGCAAAAAATGGATCAAAATTCACCTTAATCCGACAAATCGCCAATGCCATGGCCCATATCGGTTATCCAGAATGGGCGTTAAAAACAATTGGAAAAATGCCCGATGACGAAACCCGCATTCCCATATTGATGGCAGCTGCCCGTGCCTTTTTAAAAGCAAAACGGTTCAAGGCAGCCCATAACACGATTGAACGTATTTCTTCAAAACGTTATCGCAGCGTTATCCTGTCTGATATGGCGCAAGCACTTTGGCAACACCAACAAAACGGCAAAGCCTTTGACATACTGGATGAAGCCCTGATTATCGCCAAGGCGACCCCCTTACCTTTTGCCCGCAACTTTGCCCTATCCCATGTGGCCCAAAGCTATATGATCATTGCCAAAGAAACACAAAAGCAAGCCCACGGGGATCTGGCCTATCATACCTTATCCCTGATCAGTGATGAACGGATCAAGGCCCGTGGTCTATGGAATTTGGCCTATGCAGCCTCACATCAGCAGCTCAAGCTCAGCACCCAAAACCTTGATAAAAATGCCCATCAAACTCTTAATAACATTAAAAGCAAGTTCTCACGGGCTTGGTTGATCGGTGATCTGGTGGCGTTACACCAAAATTCAGGAGATCACAAACAAGCCAGAAAAGCTTTTGAAATCGGTATGGCAACAATCAAAACACTGACCAATCCGTGGGCACGCTCACGGGTACTGGCAAAATTTGGCGCCCTGGCCCATCGCCTGGATTGA
- a CDS encoding methyl-accepting chemotaxis protein has translation MIRNLGIRSQILIIIAISMVSFLGLAIYYSIQSNNLSNIEAHMASVQKMNSSAAKADIILLKMVPVQKDFTNKPSDELSAQFVGFSAQLDKELARLEKMSTGSSVVRSLQGQLAQINKSFQELVGALQVMGYSEKEGQRGKLRKSVHTIETKLKEIKAISIGSAEIAADALTIKMLMMRRHEKDYIIRGNRNKYLGRVDKRAVEFREILKTASFLDNAKNELDRYLTAYVKELKTYADTKDQLTGIRDSFLVTVEKAVKELADFTEKADLEAEKALEKAEAARRAMNANLMIGALIAVIATVLLGLFIARQIISGLAKNIGNLKRLEEGQTDIDVSDKGLKNEIGDLARALEVFRDNMQETQRLRLEQENAKKLADERQRAALNDLADTFESDVGGVVQSVSSAATELQAASSQMASTAQNTNQKAREVAVAAEDASTNVQTVASATEELSGSINEISTQVEASTAVSERAVHVAEDTTHTIEELSNNVGEIGKVVKLINDIAEQTNMLALNATIESARAGEAGKGFAVVASEVKNLANQTSRATEEISRQIAFVQNGTTKAVEAIGSISNVIQEMNDISASVAAAVQEQSAATGEIARNVEHASHGTGRVNDNISVVEQATEETGAAAGQIETSSDDLSQQAEFLRERVSAFVSRVRTGDV, from the coding sequence ATGATTCGTAATCTGGGAATTCGTAGCCAAATTTTGATCATCATCGCAATTTCGATGGTCTCATTTTTAGGTCTCGCAATTTATTATTCTATTCAGAGCAATAATTTATCGAATATCGAGGCCCATATGGCATCGGTTCAAAAGATGAATTCTTCTGCCGCCAAGGCTGATATCATCTTGTTGAAAATGGTCCCTGTGCAAAAAGACTTTACGAATAAACCCAGTGATGAGCTATCAGCCCAGTTTGTCGGGTTCAGTGCTCAACTTGATAAAGAGCTGGCCCGGTTGGAGAAAATGTCTACCGGTTCGAGCGTGGTGCGCAGTTTGCAAGGCCAGTTGGCACAAATTAATAAGAGTTTTCAGGAGCTGGTCGGTGCCTTGCAGGTGATGGGCTATTCTGAAAAAGAAGGCCAGCGCGGCAAGTTGCGCAAATCCGTTCATACGATTGAGACCAAATTAAAAGAGATTAAGGCCATTTCCATTGGCAGTGCGGAAATTGCCGCTGATGCCTTGACCATTAAAATGTTGATGATGCGCCGTCATGAAAAGGATTATATCATTCGTGGCAACCGTAATAAATATTTGGGTCGTGTGGATAAACGCGCTGTTGAATTTCGCGAGATTTTAAAAACAGCATCTTTTCTGGATAATGCCAAAAATGAACTGGATCGCTATCTGACAGCTTATGTCAAAGAGCTGAAGACCTATGCTGATACCAAGGACCAGTTAACCGGTATTCGTGACAGTTTTTTGGTAACGGTTGAAAAGGCAGTGAAAGAACTGGCTGATTTTACAGAAAAAGCTGATCTGGAAGCAGAAAAGGCACTGGAAAAAGCAGAAGCTGCACGCCGTGCCATGAATGCAAACCTGATGATTGGGGCCTTAATTGCCGTTATTGCGACAGTATTGCTTGGGTTATTCATTGCCCGTCAGATTATCAGTGGGCTGGCCAAGAATATTGGCAACCTGAAACGTCTGGAAGAAGGCCAGACAGATATTGATGTCAGTGACAAGGGGCTGAAAAATGAAATTGGTGATCTTGCCCGTGCATTGGAAGTTTTCCGAGATAATATGCAAGAAACACAACGTTTGCGCCTTGAACAGGAAAATGCCAAAAAACTGGCCGATGAACGTCAACGTGCTGCTTTGAACGATCTGGCTGATACATTTGAAAGTGACGTGGGTGGTGTTGTTCAAAGTGTTTCTTCTGCGGCAACCGAGCTTCAGGCTGCTTCCAGTCAGATGGCAAGCACGGCACAAAATACCAATCAGAAAGCGCGTGAAGTCGCCGTTGCTGCTGAAGATGCATCAACAAATGTGCAAACTGTAGCCAGTGCGACAGAAGAACTCTCAGGGTCCATCAATGAAATTAGTACACAGGTGGAAGCCTCTACAGCGGTTTCTGAACGTGCGGTTCATGTGGCCGAAGATACAACCCATACTATTGAAGAATTATCCAATAATGTGGGTGAAATTGGCAAAGTTGTGAAACTTATTAACGATATCGCCGAACAAACCAACATGTTGGCCCTTAACGCAACGATTGAATCTGCGCGTGCCGGGGAGGCTGGTAAAGGGTTTGCGGTTGTTGCCAGCGAGGTTAAAAATCTGGCAAATCAAACCAGTCGTGCAACTGAGGAAATTTCGCGTCAAATTGCATTTGTTCAAAATGGCACGACAAAGGCGGTAGAGGCCATTGGCTCCATTTCAAATGTGATTCAGGAAATGAATGATATATCTGCCAGTGTGGCGGCTGCGGTGCAGGAACAATCCGCTGCCACAGGGGAGATCGCGCGAAATGTTGAACATGCTTCCCATGGGACAGGGCGTGTGAATGACAATATCAGCGTGGTTGAACAGGCGACCGAGGAAACAGGGGCTGCGGCTGGGCAGATTGAAACTTCTTCTGATGATCTGTCACAACAGGCTGAATTCCTGCGTGAACGGGTCAGTGCTTTTGTCAGTCGTGTGCGTACCGGGGATGTTTAA
- the gcvT gene encoding glycine cleavage system aminomethyltransferase GcvT — MSDDLKTTPLHALHIELGGKMVPFAGYDMPVQYPLGVKKEHLHTREACGLFDVSHMGQALLKGDDVQDAIETLTPSDIKGLAQNGIRYSLLMNDEGGIRDDFMVTNRGDHLYLVVNAACKEADYAHIAANLPNHTLEILEDRALLALQGPKAAEVLNRFAPGVDQLIFMQMGEYDIAGIPCLVSRSGYTGEDGYEISVPNDKAEDLARKLLGEAEVEAIGLGARDSLRLEVGLCLYGSDLDTTTSPIEGSLNWAVGKRRRIDGGFPGHDVVMKHLAEGVSRKRVGIKPLGRAPARAHTEVADKDGNIIGEITSGGFGPSFEGPVAMGYVKTEFAKIGTEIDLIIRGKAVAAEIAKLPFVPQRYYKG; from the coding sequence ATGAGCGATGATTTAAAAACAACTCCCTTGCATGCCCTTCACATTGAACTGGGCGGCAAGATGGTGCCTTTTGCCGGCTATGACATGCCCGTGCAATATCCCTTAGGCGTCAAAAAAGAACATCTCCACACCCGTGAAGCCTGCGGTTTATTTGACGTTTCCCACATGGGGCAAGCCTTACTTAAAGGCGATGATGTTCAAGATGCGATTGAAACTCTCACCCCCAGTGATATCAAGGGTCTTGCGCAAAATGGCATTCGCTATTCATTACTGATGAATGATGAAGGTGGCATCCGCGATGATTTCATGGTGACAAATCGGGGGGATCATCTTTATCTGGTGGTCAATGCAGCCTGTAAAGAAGCCGATTACGCCCATATCGCAGCGAACTTGCCCAACCACACACTGGAAATCTTGGAAGACCGTGCATTACTTGCCCTGCAAGGCCCAAAAGCTGCCGAAGTCCTCAACCGTTTTGCCCCCGGCGTCGATCAGCTGATCTTCATGCAAATGGGGGAATATGATATCGCTGGCATTCCTTGTCTGGTTTCGCGTTCCGGCTATACGGGCGAAGACGGTTATGAAATTTCCGTTCCCAACGACAAGGCCGAAGACCTGGCGCGCAAGCTGTTGGGCGAAGCAGAAGTCGAAGCCATTGGCTTGGGTGCACGCGACAGCCTGCGCCTTGAAGTGGGCCTGTGCCTTTATGGGTCTGACCTTGACACCACCACCTCGCCCATTGAAGGTTCTTTGAACTGGGCAGTGGGCAAACGCCGCCGTATCGATGGGGGCTTTCCCGGTCATGATGTGGTGATGAAACATCTGGCAGAAGGTGTCAGCCGTAAACGTGTCGGCATCAAACCACTGGGGCGCGCCCCTGCACGTGCCCATACGGAAGTGGCCGATAAAGACGGCAACATCATTGGTGAAATTACCTCTGGCGGATTTGGGCCAAGTTTCGAAGGCCCGGTTGCCATGGGCTATGTCAAAACCGAATTTGCCAAAATCGGCACAGAAATTGACTTAATCATTCGCGGCAAGGCTGTTGCAGCTGAAATCGCAAAACTTCCTTTTGTTCCACAACGCTATTACAAGGGCTAA
- the gcvH gene encoding glycine cleavage system protein GcvH, with protein sequence MAIKYTEDHEWVLVEGNIATVGITDYAQNALGDIVFVETPDVGHSVDKGEDCAVVESVKTASDVFAPLTGEITEGNAALEDEPELVNSSPEGDGWFFKMSIGDEAELENLLDEAAYKEFCEGLD encoded by the coding sequence ATGGCTATCAAATATACTGAAGATCACGAATGGGTACTGGTTGAAGGTAACATCGCAACTGTCGGCATTACCGATTACGCCCAAAACGCCCTTGGCGATATTGTCTTTGTTGAAACACCCGACGTTGGCCATAGCGTTGACAAAGGCGAAGATTGCGCCGTTGTTGAATCTGTAAAAACAGCCTCTGACGTTTTTGCTCCGCTCACAGGTGAAATCACCGAAGGCAACGCCGCCCTTGAAGATGAACCGGAACTGGTCAACAGCTCGCCGGAAGGCGACGGCTGGTTCTTCAAAATGTCCATCGGTGATGAAGCTGAGCTGGAAAACCTGCTGGATGAAGCGGCATATAAAGAGTTCTGCGAGGGTCTCGATTAA
- the gcvPA gene encoding aminomethyl-transferring glycine dehydrogenase subunit GcvPA: MRYLPLSEEDRKDMLEAIGVSSIDELYCDVPDSVLLDKAVETLPTVRGEMEVDRAISAMAAKNTGANAVPSFLGAGLYHHHVPATVDYMIQRGEFLTSYTPYQPEVSQGTLQYLFEFQTQVAMLTGMDIANASMYDGATACAEAVLMANRVTKRNKAILSGGLHPHYRDVTRTHAHFNEFDVISAEPDVDNVEDLIDLIDDETSCVVVQTPSFFGHLNDYTKLGEACHAKKALLVVVFTEVLSLGALKTPGEMGADIVVGEGQSVGNALNFGGPTVGLFAVRKKYLRQMPGRVCGETVDADGRRGYVLTLSTREQHIRREKATSNICTNSGLCALAFNIHMTLLGEEGLTKLSALNHARACQVADKLAEIDGVDVLNETFFNEFTVRLNKSASAVIDRLAEKNVLAGVPVRRLYQDRPELDDLMLVAVTETATDEDIDALVAALKEELS, from the coding sequence ATGCGCTATCTCCCTTTATCTGAGGAAGATCGCAAAGACATGCTGGAAGCCATTGGGGTTTCCAGCATTGATGAACTTTATTGTGATGTTCCCGATTCTGTCCTGCTGGACAAAGCGGTTGAAACCCTGCCCACCGTTCGCGGTGAAATGGAAGTTGATCGTGCCATTTCTGCCATGGCAGCGAAAAACACAGGGGCCAATGCGGTGCCGAGTTTCCTTGGCGCAGGGCTTTATCACCACCATGTGCCGGCCACTGTGGATTATATGATCCAGCGCGGCGAATTCCTGACCTCTTATACGCCCTATCAGCCGGAAGTCTCCCAAGGTACCCTGCAATATCTGTTTGAATTCCAAACCCAAGTCGCCATGCTGACCGGGATGGATATTGCCAATGCCTCCATGTATGACGGGGCGACGGCGTGTGCCGAGGCTGTCTTGATGGCCAATCGCGTAACCAAACGCAACAAGGCCATCCTGTCCGGTGGCCTGCATCCGCATTATCGTGATGTGACACGCACCCATGCACATTTTAACGAATTCGACGTGATCTCTGCTGAACCGGATGTGGATAATGTGGAAGACCTGATCGACCTCATTGATGATGAAACATCCTGCGTCGTCGTTCAAACCCCAAGCTTCTTTGGTCATCTTAATGATTACACCAAACTAGGTGAAGCCTGTCATGCCAAGAAAGCCTTGCTGGTTGTTGTCTTTACCGAGGTTCTGTCCCTTGGGGCCTTGAAAACACCGGGTGAGATGGGGGCTGACATTGTGGTTGGTGAAGGCCAATCTGTGGGGAATGCACTGAATTTTGGGGGGCCGACAGTTGGTTTGTTTGCCGTTCGCAAAAAATACCTGCGTCAAATGCCCGGTCGTGTCTGCGGGGAAACCGTGGATGCCGATGGCCGTCGTGGTTATGTGCTGACCCTATCCACGCGGGAACAACATATCCGCCGGGAAAAAGCCACCTCAAACATCTGTACCAACTCCGGCCTGTGTGCGTTGGCCTTTAACATTCACATGACATTGCTGGGTGAAGAAGGTTTGACCAAACTATCGGCCCTCAACCATGCCCGTGCATGTCAGGTTGCCGATAAACTGGCTGAGATTGACGGTGTTGATGTTTTGAACGAGACATTCTTCAACGAATTTACCGTGCGCCTGAATAAGTCTGCCTCAGCTGTGATTGATAGATTGGCTGAGAAAAATGTTCTGGCGGGTGTGCCCGTGCGCCGTCTCTATCAAGATCGCCCGGAGCTGGATGATCTGATGCTGGTCGCGGTCACAGAAACCGCCACAGATGAAGATATTGATGCATTGGTCGCCGCCTTGAAGGAGGAACTGTCATGA
- the gcvPB gene encoding aminomethyl-transferring glycine dehydrogenase subunit GcvPB — protein MSDMHTITGNQGLQIEEPLIFEQDTPGKCGVDLPDVPNVKTRLGGLERVGKIGLPGMTEPDTVRHYMRLSQKNYAIDTGFYPLGSCTMKHNPRLNEKMARLPGLADLHPLQPHSTVQGALELIDQCAHWLKELTGMPAVAMSPAAGAHGELCGLMAARAAHEAKGDPRKVVLCPESAHGTNPATAAACGYKVESIPANDQGRVDLDALKAALNEDVAAIMLTNPNTCGLFESDIVEIAEAVHAVGAYFYCDGANLNAIMGRVRPGDLGIDCMHINLHKTFSTPHGGGGPGSGPTVLSAALAPFAPVPYVVDTGDGFKLVEHKADSDQQPLGRIKGFHGQVGMFIRSLAYMMSHGTDGLRQASGDAVLNANYLKAKLGDLLTVSYPDSPCMHEVLFDDRFLKDTGVTTLDFAKMMIDEGVHPMTMYFPLVVHGALLMEPTETESKATLDNFIHMIREMTKKAKEGAVEEFQNAPMLTPRRRLDETQAARKPVLKWVPEAAE, from the coding sequence ATGAGTGATATGCACACCATTACAGGCAATCAGGGCCTTCAGATTGAAGAGCCACTGATCTTTGAACAGGACACACCGGGCAAATGCGGTGTGGACCTGCCCGATGTGCCGAACGTGAAAACCCGTCTGGGCGGTTTGGAACGTGTGGGCAAAATCGGCCTGCCGGGCATGACAGAACCAGATACCGTGCGCCATTACATGCGCTTGAGCCAAAAGAACTATGCCATTGATACAGGGTTTTACCCGCTGGGTTCCTGTACCATGAAACATAACCCGCGCCTGAATGAAAAAATGGCCCGCCTGCCCGGTCTGGCAGACTTGCATCCCTTGCAGCCGCACAGCACGGTACAAGGGGCGTTAGAACTGATTGACCAATGTGCCCATTGGCTCAAGGAACTGACAGGCATGCCTGCGGTCGCCATGAGCCCGGCTGCGGGTGCCCACGGCGAACTTTGCGGTTTGATGGCTGCACGCGCTGCCCATGAAGCCAAGGGCGACCCACGCAAGGTGGTTTTGTGCCCGGAAAGTGCCCATGGTACCAACCCGGCAACCGCTGCGGCCTGTGGTTATAAGGTGGAAAGCATCCCCGCCAATGATCAGGGTCGTGTGGATCTGGACGCCCTGAAAGCTGCCTTGAATGAAGATGTGGCCGCAATCATGCTGACCAACCCCAATACCTGTGGTCTGTTTGAAAGCGACATTGTGGAAATTGCTGAGGCGGTTCACGCTGTTGGCGCTTATTTCTATTGTGACGGGGCGAACCTGAACGCCATTATGGGCCGTGTGCGCCCTGGTGATCTGGGCATCGACTGTATGCATATCAACCTGCACAAAACATTCTCCACCCCCCATGGCGGTGGCGGTCCGGGTTCTGGCCCGACCGTATTGTCTGCAGCCCTTGCACCTTTTGCTCCGGTTCCTTACGTGGTCGATACAGGTGATGGTTTCAAACTGGTGGAACATAAGGCCGATAGCGACCAGCAACCACTGGGCCGTATCAAAGGCTTCCACGGTCAAGTTGGCATGTTCATCCGATCCCTGGCTTATATGATGAGCCACGGCACAGACGGCCTGCGTCAGGCGTCCGGTGATGCAGTGCTGAATGCCAATTACCTGAAAGCCAAACTGGGTGATCTACTCACCGTTTCTTATCCAGACAGCCCGTGTATGCATGAAGTGCTGTTTGATGATCGTTTCTTGAAAGATACCGGGGTCACGACCCTTGATTTCGCCAAGATGATGATCGACGAAGGCGTCCATCCCATGACCATGTACTTCCCACTGGTGGTTCATGGTGCCTTGTTGATGGAACCGACAGAAACCGAAAGCAAAGCCACGCTGGATAACTTCATCCATATGATCCGCGAAATGACGAAAAAGGCTAAGGAAGGCGCTGTGGAAGAGTTCCAAAACGCCCCAATGCTGACACCACGTCGCCGCTTGGATGAAACCCAGGCAGCAAGAAAACCTGTGTTGAAATGGGTACCTGAAGCAGCTGAGTAA
- a CDS encoding YbjN domain-containing protein, which produces MNFIQQAQTNTPNHGLDVLEQLAEQRGWILEVISNGDYVMESVGEHCTYVIQFTWSDQYQCLHVTCSMDMRLPQHSAAHVNDLLAAINAKLWIGHFAVMAGMKKPAFRHTIMMGNGGFEKATEIEEIVEIGLGECERFYAAFQFAAFNNMPGQQAMDCALMECVGQA; this is translated from the coding sequence ATGAACTTCATTCAACAGGCACAGACAAATACGCCGAACCATGGTCTCGACGTTCTGGAACAATTGGCTGAACAACGCGGCTGGATTCTGGAAGTGATCAGCAATGGTGATTATGTCATGGAAAGTGTGGGTGAACACTGCACGTACGTGATCCAGTTTACCTGGAGCGATCAATATCAGTGCCTGCATGTGACCTGTTCGATGGATATGCGCTTGCCACAACATTCTGCTGCACATGTGAACGATCTGCTGGCTGCGATCAATGCCAAACTGTGGATCGGCCATTTTGCCGTTATGGCAGGGATGAAAAAACCGGCTTTCCGCCACACCATCATGATGGGCAATGGTGGTTTTGAAAAAGCAACTGAGATTGAGGAAATCGTTGAAATTGGCCTGGGCGAATGTGAGCGTTTTTACGCTGCTTTCCAGTTTGCCGCCTTTAATAACATGCCGGGCCAACAGGCCATGGATTGTGCCTTGATGGAATGTGTCGGTCAGGCTTAA
- a CDS encoding accessory factor UbiK family protein codes for MQSKNRIFDDVAKVASGAVSTLTGVREEIDGLISQQIERVMAQMDVVSRDEFDAVKAMAVKARSEQEALIKRIEALEEALKKAKK; via the coding sequence ATGCAAAGCAAAAACCGTATTTTCGACGATGTGGCTAAAGTTGCCAGCGGTGCTGTGAGCACACTAACCGGGGTTCGTGAAGAGATTGACGGTCTGATTTCTCAACAAATTGAACGGGTTATGGCCCAAATGGATGTGGTCAGCCGTGATGAGTTTGATGCGGTAAAGGCGATGGCGGTGAAAGCACGCTCTGAACAAGAGGCATTGATCAAGCGAATTGAAGCGCTGGAAGAGGCCCTTAAAAAAGCAAAAAAATAA
- the rfaD gene encoding ADP-glyceromanno-heptose 6-epimerase, with protein sequence MFVITGGAGFIGSNIVAELEKRYPDEKLVVVDRLRDGEKWRNIAKRDLYDIVHPDDLYDFLVEYVKDVKAIFHMGAISATTETDADKIIDNNFRLTSALWDWCSDNKVRFIYASSAATYGDGEAGFVDDQDRNSLSNFLPLNAYGWSKHLFDRTVARGEEKQAPTPPQWAGLKFFNVYGPNEYHKGGQKSVVAHVFPDAKQNLMCRLFKSHHPDYEDGGQLRDFVWVGDVVDVMMWLYENPTVSGLFNVGTGKARSFKDLAESVYQAMGIEPKIHYIETPENIRDKYQYYTQANMDKLRAAGYDKPFTELEDGVRQYVQDFLNQDDPFK encoded by the coding sequence ATGTTTGTGATCACCGGGGGCGCCGGGTTTATCGGCTCCAATATCGTTGCAGAACTGGAAAAACGCTATCCAGATGAAAAACTGGTTGTGGTGGACCGTCTGCGTGATGGTGAAAAGTGGCGCAATATTGCCAAACGCGACCTCTATGACATTGTGCATCCAGACGACCTTTATGACTTTCTGGTGGAATATGTCAAAGACGTGAAGGCAATCTTCCATATGGGGGCGATTTCAGCCACCACAGAGACAGATGCCGACAAGATCATTGATAACAACTTCCGCCTGACCAGTGCCCTATGGGACTGGTGTAGCGATAACAAGGTGCGTTTCATCTATGCCTCCAGTGCCGCCACCTATGGCGATGGCGAAGCGGGTTTCGTGGATGATCAGGACCGCAATAGCCTGTCTAACTTCCTGCCGCTGAATGCCTATGGCTGGTCCAAACATCTGTTTGACCGCACAGTCGCACGCGGGGAAGAAAAACAGGCCCCGACACCGCCGCAATGGGCGGGCCTGAAATTTTTTAATGTCTATGGCCCCAATGAATATCACAAAGGCGGACAAAAAAGTGTGGTTGCCCATGTTTTCCCCGATGCCAAACAAAACCTCATGTGCCGCCTGTTTAAATCCCACCACCCCGATTATGAAGACGGTGGCCAGCTGCGTGATTTTGTATGGGTCGGTGATGTGGTTGACGTCATGATGTGGCTTTATGAAAATCCAACCGTCAGCGGCCTCTTTAATGTGGGCACGGGCAAGGCACGTTCGTTTAAAGACTTGGCGGAATCTGTCTATCAGGCCATGGGGATTGAACCGAAAATTCACTATATCGAAACACCGGAAAATATCCGCGATAAGTACCAATATTACACACAGGCCAATATGGATAAGCTGCGCGCAGCTGGCTATGACAAGCCCTTTACCGAGCTGGAAGACGGTGTGCGTCAATATGTGCAGGATTTCCTGAATCAGGACGATCCGTTTAAATAA
- the lgt gene encoding prolipoprotein diacylglyceryl transferase — protein MTLAIAFPMIDPVAVQLGPIAIRWYALAYIAGLVGGWQYIKYLTQKFPGNITHEQVDDFLFWATIAVVIGGRLGYVLFYNLDYFAANPSAILQVWKGGMSFHGGFLGVVVAAILYCKKHNLPMMTFGDLVACGAPIGLFFGRIANFANSELYGRETDVAWGVIFPNGGPNPRHPSQLYEAAMEGLILFIIMFAISRRESLRHAPGLFVGIFIAGYGIARSIVELVRQPDAHIGFLSGGSTMGQWLSVPMILFGLFLIVRALKSQKTERA, from the coding sequence ATGACCCTTGCCATCGCCTTCCCCATGATTGACCCTGTGGCCGTTCAACTTGGTCCCATCGCCATTCGTTGGTACGCCCTTGCCTATATCGCCGGGCTTGTGGGCGGCTGGCAATATATCAAATATCTCACCCAAAAATTCCCCGGCAACATTACCCATGAACAAGTCGATGACTTCCTGTTTTGGGCGACCATTGCTGTGGTGATCGGTGGGCGATTGGGGTATGTGCTATTTTATAATCTGGATTATTTCGCCGCCAACCCCAGTGCCATCTTGCAAGTCTGGAAAGGCGGTATGTCGTTTCACGGTGGCTTCCTTGGGGTGGTTGTTGCGGCCATTCTGTATTGTAAAAAACACAATCTCCCCATGATGACCTTTGGCGATCTGGTCGCCTGTGGCGCGCCCATTGGGTTGTTTTTTGGCCGTATCGCCAATTTCGCCAATTCCGAACTTTATGGCCGCGAAACCGATGTGGCCTGGGGCGTGATCTTCCCCAACGGCGGGCCAAATCCACGCCATCCCAGCCAGCTTTATGAAGCGGCCATGGAAGGGCTGATCCTGTTTATCATCATGTTTGCCATCTCACGTCGTGAATCCTTGCGCCATGCACCGGGCCTGTTTGTCGGGATTTTCATCGCAGGCTACGGTATTGCACGATCCATTGTGGAACTGGTCCGTCAACCCGATGCTCATATCGGTTTCCTCAGTGGCGGCTCCACCATGGGGCAATGGCTGTCAGTACCCATGATCCTCTTTGGGCTGTTCCTGATTGTTCGCGCCTTGAAAAGCCAAAAGACTGAGCGTGCATGA